The following are encoded together in the Ovis aries strain OAR_USU_Benz2616 breed Rambouillet chromosome X, ARS-UI_Ramb_v3.0, whole genome shotgun sequence genome:
- the CDX4 gene encoding homeobox protein CDX-4 gives MYRSCLLEKEADMYSSTLRSPAGGGTAGAGATGDGGSPLPASNFAAAPSYAHYMGYPHMPGMDTHGPPLGAWGSPYSPPREDWSVYPGPSSTVGTVPMNDMSSSPAAFSSPEYSNLGPAGGGNSGSSLPTPAGGSLFPIDAGIADESSSRSRHSPYAWMRKTVQVTGKTRTKEKYRVVYTDHQRLELEKEFHCNRYITIRRKSELAVNLGLSERQVKIWFQNRRAKERKMIKKKISQFENSGGSVQSDSGSISPGELPNIFFTTPSAVRGFQPIEIQQVIVSE, from the exons ATGTACAGAAGCTGCCTTTTGGAAAAAGAAGCGGACATGTACTCGAGCACTCTCAGGAGCCCCGCAGGAGGTGGCACCGCCGGGGCTGGTGCCACTGGGGATGGTGGGAGTCCTCTGCCAGCCTCCAACTTCGCAGCAGCCCCTTCTTATGCTCACTACATGGGATATCCACATATGCCCGGTATGGACACTCACGGGCCACCGCTGGGAGCCTGGGGGTCACCCTATAGTCCCCCTCGTGAAGACTGGAGCGTGTACCCCGGGCCATCCAGTACTGTGGGTACGGTCCCCATGAACGACATGAGCTCGAGCCCCGCCGCTTTCAGCTCACCGGAATATAGCAACCTGGGCCCCGCAGGGGGTGGAAACAGCGGTAGCAGCCTGCCAACACCAGCCGGAGGATCACTGTTCCCCATCGACGCCGGCATCGCAGACGAGAGTTCTAGCAGAAGCCGTCACAGCCCCTATGCATGGATGCGCAAGACAGTGCAGGTGACTG GGAAAACCAGGACAAAAGAAAAGTACCGTGTAGTTTACACAGATCATCAAAGGTTGGAGCTGGAGAAAGAATTCCACTGCAATAGATATATCACCATTCGGAGAAAATCAGAGCTTGCAGTCAACTTGGGCCTTTCTGAGAGACAG GTGAAAATCTGGTTTCAAAATCGCAGAGCCAAGGAGAGAAAGatgatcaaaaagaaaatatcccAGTTTGAGAACAGTGGAGGCTCAGTGCAAAGTGACTCTGGCTCCATCAGCCCTGGGGAACTACCTAATATTTTTTTCACCACTCCATCTGCTGTCCGTGGATTTCAGCCTATCGAGATTCAGCAGGTCATAGTCTCTGAATGA